In Candidatus Methylomirabilota bacterium, the DNA window GAGAAGAACACCACCCGCAGCCGCGACGCCGCGTGGGCCAGCATGGGCGCGTTGTGACCGGTGGCGACGAGACGGCCGCGCTCGTCCAGCCGCCCCAGGAGCCGGCGAGTCACGATGCCGGTGCCGCAGGCGGTCTCGAGTACCCGCGCGCCCGTCGGCACGTCGAGCCGCGCGGCCATCTCATCGGCCATGTCATGCTTCCGGTGCCGGAGCGCTATTGCTTCAACTGGGCGCGAATCTCCCCGTTCGGATGCGCCGCGCTGTGCACGTTGACGTAGAGGTTGCCGGCGCGCAGGGCGTCCAGCTGCGCGCTGCTCAGCTCGGTGTTGCCGGGCACGACCCACGCGTTGTCTCCGCTCTTGAGCAGGGTGATGATCACCGGTCCGTTCTGTCCCGCCGCGCCCATGTGGATGTGGGCCGCGGTGCCGTTCATGTTGCTGGTCTTCACCGCGCCGGTCACCACCTTGTCGTTGAGGAACTCGATCGTGCTCACGCCCGAGGCCTGCGTGTTGACGGGCGGCACCTCCTGCCCCCCGGTGAGCATCGTGCCGTTCCCGGCCGCGGTCATGCTCCCGGTGCGGCTCGGGGTCTGCGAACAGGCCGAAACGGCGAGCAGCGTCGCCACCGCGAAGCCGGACCACCACGTCACGCGATGCAGTCTTCCGTCCATCGATTGCCTCCTGGGTCGGCAGTGCGTTGTGTCTGCCCGGGCAGCGGCATCGTTCGTGCCAAGCGCCGGCGCCCCGCCATCGTCGCGTCCCAGAACGAGGTTCGCGACGGGCGGGCGAGCCTCGGCTCCAACCCTTCTCGGTAGGGCTTACCGGGAGCGGAGACACGACCGACCCGCGGGCGCGGACCGCGGCCGTCCCGCGGGCCGCGCTCACGCGGATGACGGATCGCGAGTGCTAGAATGCGACCCGGTCGAGCCGGAACCCGTCGCAGCGTGAGAGGCGAGGTGCGCGCGTGAACCGAAAAGAGATGAAGCGGATGGTCAAGATGGCGCACAAGCTCGCCAAGCCGTTCCGGGTCACCGACGACGGCTTCCGCCTCAAGGACGTCGACCCGGGGGACACGCTCGACTTCACCTCCGAAGACAAGTCGCGCGCGAAGGACGCCCTCGCCACCGGCATCGACGTCCTCGCCGAACTGCAGGACATGCTCTACGCCCAGGATCGCTGGTCGGTCCTGCTCATCTTCCAGGCCATGGACGCGGCGGGCAAGGACAGCGCGATCAAGCACGTGATGTCGGGCATCAACCCGCAGGGCTGCCAGGTCTTCTCGTTCAAGGCGCCGTCGCCGGAGGATCTCGACCACGATTTCATGTGGCGCTGCCTGAAGTGCCTGCCCGAGCGCGGGCGCATCGGCATCTTCAACCGCAGCTACTACGAGGAGACGCTCGTGGTCCGCGTGCATCCCGAGCTGCTCGCCGCGCAGCGGCTGCCCGCCGATCTGGTCACGAAGGACGTCTGGGATGAGCGGTTCCAGGACATCCGGGCCGCCGAGCGCCATCTCACCCGGAGCGGGACGGTGATCCGCAAGTTCTTCCTGCACGTCTCCCGCGAGGAGCAGCGGAAGCGCTTCCTCGAGCGTATCGAGGAGCCGGCGAAGAACTGGAAGTTCTCGGCGAACGACGTCCGGGAGCGCGAGCACTGGGACGAGTACATGGACGCCTACGAGGACATGATCCGGAACACCGCCACCAAGCGCGCGCCGTGGTACGTGGTGCCCGCCGACCACAAGTGGTTCACGCGGGTGGTGGTCGCCTCGGCGGTGATCGAGGCCCTCGGGTCCCTGGACCTCGCCTACCCTACCATCGGCGACGCCAAGCGGAAGGACCTGGCCGCCGCCAAGCGGCAGCTGGTCGCCGAGGAGTAGCGCCCGAACCCGCGGCCTCGCTGCGCAGCCTTGGACCGGCCCGACCCGAGCCACGCACCTCCCAGAGACCCGTCGGAGACACTGTCGCCCTTCCGGGGCCGCGTAAATACCGGGGGCAGCGTGTAAATCCTCGATGGTCCCCGTGTAAATTTCACATTGTATGAAGACAGTTGCGGGCACCGAAACACACGAATCGGCGCTTGTTGACGGAGAAGCTTCTCCGCGCGGGCGAGGTACGAATTATGCGTGGGGCCTCAGCGACCATGGACGCGGCTCGCCTCATTCCCCTGCACGAAGCCATGATGGAGTTCAAGCGCAAGGTGGTCCTCGACGCCCTCGCCCACTACTCGGGCAACCGTAGCCGAGCCGCCGCCGCCCTCCAGATCGAGCGAACCTCGCTCCTGCGCTTGCTGCGCGAGCTGGAAATCGCCGAGGTGGTCCCCGCCCCGCGCGGCCGGCCCGCCGGCCGCGGCTAGCTCCCCGCCCGTTTCATCTCGATCCCCGGTCGCGCGACTGCGCGACGATTCCTCTTCGCTCCTCGTGGTGACGACAACGATGACATCGTCGACCCGCCGCGCCGGCGATCGGGGACGTCCGCACCGTGACGTCGACAGGTCGACTGGGCGTGACACCGATGCGACACGCGTCGGCGCGCGTGGCACAGATGTCACATTGACCCGCTTCCCGGCGCCGACCTAGATTCCGCGAGACACGAGCGCTCGATCGGCGGTGGCGCCGTCGCGCGCGCTCGACGCATCGCCTCGCTGCTCCGGAATCGGGAGGCGCACATGACGAAGACGCGGCTCACTCTGGTGGCTCTCGCCGTACTCCTTCTGCTGACCAGCGTGGTGAGCGCGCCTCGCGCGCAGCTGGCCCTGCGCGCGCGCGACCCCGGCCCTCGCGGGGGACCGGACGCGGCGGGCGGTCCGCTGCACGGCCTCACCCGGTCGCAGATGACCTCCTTCGAGGCGGGCCGCGCGGACTTCCTCGAGGAGGAAGGCGTGGGTGACGGCCTCGGCCCGCGCTTCAACCTGAACAGCTGCGGGGGCTGCCACGTCCAGGGCGGCGTCGGCGGCTCGAGCCCCGCGGTGAATCCGCAGTTCGCGATGGCGACCGCGATGGGCGCCCGCAACACCGTCCCGTTCTTCATCAAGCCGGACGGGCCGGCACGCGAGGCCCGGTTCAAGTTCAACGCCGACGGCACGCGGGACGGCGGCGTGCACGCCCTCTTCGTCATCAGCGGGCGGGTGGATGCGACCGGGAATGCGTCCGGCTGCAACATCCGGCAGGAAGACTTCGCGGCGCAGGGCCGAGCCAACAACCTGATCTTCCGAATCCCCACCCCGATCTTCGGGGCCGGGCTGATCGAGCAGATCCCGGACAGCACGATCCTGGCCAATCAGACCGCGGCCGCGCCCCGGAAGGGCACGCTCGGCATCCGCGGGCGGCCCCACCGGTTCCCGCTGAACGGCACCACCAACCTCAGCGGCAACGACGGCACCATCGCCCGCTTCGGCTGGAAGGCGCAGAACAAGTCGCTGCTCATGTTCTCCGGCGAGGCCTACAACGTCGAGATGGGCATCAGTAACGAGCTGTTCCAGACCGAGCGGGACGAGACCGCGAATTGCCAGTTCGCGACCACGCCCAACGACGTGACCGGCGGCGAGGCGGGGAACGCCATCGAGGGGATGAGCGCGATCGAGAAGTTCTCCCACTTCATGCGCTTCCTGGCCCCGCCGAGGCCGTCGACGAACCGGCCGGGCAACGCCGCGTCGATCGCGAGCGGCAAGAACCTGTTCCAGAGCGTGGGCTGCGCGCTCTGCCACACTCCGACGATGCAGACCGGCAACTCGGCGGTGGCCGCGCTCCGCCACCAGCCGGTCAACCTCTACTCGGACCTGCTGCTGCACGGCATGGGCCCGGGCCTGGCCGACGACATCCCACAGGTGCAGGCCGGACCCGACGAGTTCCGGACCGCGCCGCTCTGGGGATTGGGGCAGCGGCTCTTCTTCCTCCACGACGGGCGCACCACGGACCTGCTCGAGGCGATCCAGGCGCACGCGAGCGCCGCCAGCGCGAGGTTCCGCGCCTCCGAGGCGAACGGCGTGGTGGCGACCTACAACCGGCTCAGCGAGCAGCAGAAGCAGGACGTGTTGAACTTCCTCCGCTCTCTCTAGCCGCCGCATCCGCCGAGGCGGCGCTCCGGCCGGCGACGACGAGCCGGCCCGGGCGCCGCGCGGCCCCGGCGGCCGGGGGCCGTCTCCCCTTCGGAAGTGAGCGGAGCGCGCGGGCCGCGCTCCGCTGTACACTTCGCCCGGGAGATCGCCGCCAGGCCATGAGCCACGACGCCCTGCGCACGATCCTGCCGGTCGCCGGCGTCGAGCCGGACCTCGCCCGCTCGGTCGAGATCACCGGTGGCGCCGATCCGGTCCTTCCGACCTCGTTCCGCATCGGCGAGGTCGGCGCGGCCGCCCTGGCCGCGGTGGGGGTGGCGGTGTCCGAGCTGTGGGCGCTGCGTACCGGCCGGCGCCAGCAGATCGGAGTCGACACGCGCCGGGCCACCGCCTCGCTCCGCAGCGGGCACTATCTCCAGCTGGACGGGGCGGCGATGCCGACCGACCGCAACACCATCATGGGCGTCTACCCCGCCCGCGACGGACGCTGGAGTTACCTGCACTGCAACTTCCCGAACCATCGCGCCGCCGCGCTGGAGGTGCTGGGCGTGCCCGAGGATCCCGAGGCGGTGCGCCGAGCGGTGGCCGGCTGGGACGCGCTGGCGCTCGAGGAAGCGATCATCGCCGCGAAGGGCGCCGGGGGCATGGTCCGGAGCATGGAGGAGTGGGCGCGGCATCCGCAGGCGGCCGCGATCGCCTCGCTGCCGCTGCTGGAGATCGTCAAGATCGGCGACAGCGCGCCGGAGGCCCTGCCCGACGGCGATCGGCCCCTCTCCGGCGTCCGGGTGCTGGACCTCACCCGCGTGCTCGCCGGGCCGACCGGCGCGCGCACACTCGCCGAGCACGGCGCCGACGTGCTGAAGATCACCGCGGCCCACCTGCCGAACCTCGGCTACCAGGAGTACGACACCGGGCACGGCAAGCTCTCGGCCTATCTCGACCTGCGCGAGCCCAAGGACGTCGAGACCCTGCGCGCGCTGGTCCGCGAGGCCGACGTATTCTCCCAGGGCTACCGGCCGGGCACGCTCGCCGCCCGCGGCTTCTCCCCGGAGACGCTGGCCGGGCTGCGCCCGGGCATCGTCGTGGTCTCGCTGTGCGCCTTCGGCCACGTCGGCCCGTGGGCCTCGCGCCGCGGGTTCGACACGGTGGTGCAGACAGTGAGCGGCATCACCCGGCGGCAGGGCCATCTGTTTCCCGGTGCCGAGCCGGGCCCGCAGTTCTACCCGGCCTCGGCGATCGACTACATCACCGGCTATCTGATGGCCTTCGGCGCGCTGGCCGCGCTGGCGCGCCGGGCGCGCGAGGGCGGCAGCTGGCTGGTGCGCATCTCGCTGGCGCAGACCGGCCGCTTCATCGTCGGCCGCGGCGAGGTGCCCGAGAGCCGGCTCGCGAACGTGCCCAAGGAGTTCTCGCCCGAGGAGATCGCCCGCTGGTCCACCACGAGTGACACGCCGGCCGGTCGCCTGCGCCACCTCGCGCCGGTCGTCCAGCTCTCGGAGACGCCGGCGCGGTGGGCCCGCCCGTCCGTCCCGCTCGGCCATCACGAGCCGGCCTGGCCTCCGCGGCCATGACCGCCGCAGCCGCCGCATCCAGGAGGAGCCGATGAAGTTCGGCCTGTTCTACGAGATCTCGGTGCCGCGCCCGTGGACGCGCGAGTCGGATCGCACCGTGTACCAGAACGCGCTCGAGCAGGTGAAGCTCGCCGACGAGCTGGGCTTCGACCAGGTGTGGGCGGTCGAGCACCACTTCCTCGAGGAGTACTCGCACTGCCCGGCCCCCGAGCTGTTCCTGACCGCCTGCGCGATGATCACGAAGAAGATCCGCGTCGGCCACGGCATCGTCATCTGCGTGCCGGAGTTCAACCACCCGATCAAGATCGCGGAGCGCACCGCGGTGCTCGACATCCTCTCCGGGGGCCGGCTCGAGGTCGGCACCGGCCGGTCCGCCACCTGGACCGAGCTGGGCGGCTTCCGCGCCAATCCCGACACCACCAAGAAATCGTGGGACGAGTTCGTGCGCTGCCTGCCGAGGATGTGGACGCAGGAGACCTTCAGCTACGACGGCGAGTTCTGGTCCATGCCGGAGCGAACGATCGTGCCCCGGGTGTACCAGCGGCCGCACCCGCCGCTCTGGGTCGCGGTGACCTCGCCGGGCACCGAGCTGGACGCGGCGGACCGCGGCCTCGGCAGCCTCGGGCTCACCTTCGGGCAATTCGCGGAGCAGGAGCGGCGCATCGCCGAGTACCGCCGGCGCATCCGGTCCTGCGAGCCGGTGGGCGCGTTCGTCAACGATCAGGTCAGCACCGTGAACTTCCTGTACTGCCACGAGGACGACGCCACCGGCCGCGCCACGGGACGGCGCATGGCCGACACCTTCAACTATCTCGCCGCGCAGCTCATCTCCGCGCGCGAGGCGTTCCCGAGCCGCTCGTACCAGTCGCTCGGGCTGCTGCCCCAGCTGCGGCGCCAGGCCACCGGACCCGACGCCAGCGAGCAGGCGGGCGAGGGGCTCGCCCTCGGCGGCCCGCAGCGCGTGCTGAACGCGCTCAAGCGCTGGGAGGCGGTCGGGGTGGACCGCGTCAACTTCCTCATGAACGCGATGGAGGTGATCCCGCAGGCCGACGTGCTGCAAAGCCTCCGGCTCTTCGCGCGGGAGGTCATGCCCGCGTTCGCGAGCGACAAGCCGGCCAGCGGGGCGGCCGCGGGCGCCTGATGCCCACCTTCGGCACCCTCGAGCTGACCGGCGTGGTCGACCGCCTCCCCACCATGCGCGATCTCGAGACCGAGGCGTGGACGCTGCCCGGCGCGGAGATCCTCCAGCTGGCCTTCGAGGTCCCGCGCGCGACCGGGTCACTGCTGCCGCCGGCGATGCATCCGGCGATTCCGCCGTACGCGACGATCTGGGTCACGCGCTATCCCGAGAGCCCGGTCGGCCCCTTCATCCTCGCTCAGCTCCGGCTCATGGGGCGCGCCGGCGCGCATCCGCGCGGGCTCGTCCTGGGCGCGGTGGCCAGCACGCCCGACGCGGCCACCGCGCTGCGCGAGCGCTGGGGCCTGCCGGTGGTGGCGGGCCACGT includes these proteins:
- a CDS encoding CHRD domain-containing protein — translated: MDGRLHRVTWWSGFAVATLLAVSACSQTPSRTGSMTAAGNGTMLTGGQEVPPVNTQASGVSTIEFLNDKVVTGAVKTSNMNGTAAHIHMGAAGQNGPVIITLLKSGDNAWVVPGNTELSSAQLDALRAGNLYVNVHSAAHPNGEIRAQLKQ
- a CDS encoding polyphosphate kinase 2 family protein — translated: MVKMAHKLAKPFRVTDDGFRLKDVDPGDTLDFTSEDKSRAKDALATGIDVLAELQDMLYAQDRWSVLLIFQAMDAAGKDSAIKHVMSGINPQGCQVFSFKAPSPEDLDHDFMWRCLKCLPERGRIGIFNRSYYEETLVVRVHPELLAAQRLPADLVTKDVWDERFQDIRAAERHLTRSGTVIRKFFLHVSREEQRKRFLERIEEPAKNWKFSANDVREREHWDEYMDAYEDMIRNTATKRAPWYVVPADHKWFTRVVVASAVIEALGSLDLAYPTIGDAKRKDLAAAKRQLVAEE
- a CDS encoding helix-turn-helix domain-containing protein gives rise to the protein MDAARLIPLHEAMMEFKRKVVLDALAHYSGNRSRAAAALQIERTSLLRLLRELEIAEVVPAPRGRPAGRG
- a CDS encoding di-heme oxidoredictase family protein; protein product: MTKTRLTLVALAVLLLLTSVVSAPRAQLALRARDPGPRGGPDAAGGPLHGLTRSQMTSFEAGRADFLEEEGVGDGLGPRFNLNSCGGCHVQGGVGGSSPAVNPQFAMATAMGARNTVPFFIKPDGPAREARFKFNADGTRDGGVHALFVISGRVDATGNASGCNIRQEDFAAQGRANNLIFRIPTPIFGAGLIEQIPDSTILANQTAAAPRKGTLGIRGRPHRFPLNGTTNLSGNDGTIARFGWKAQNKSLLMFSGEAYNVEMGISNELFQTERDETANCQFATTPNDVTGGEAGNAIEGMSAIEKFSHFMRFLAPPRPSTNRPGNAASIASGKNLFQSVGCALCHTPTMQTGNSAVAALRHQPVNLYSDLLLHGMGPGLADDIPQVQAGPDEFRTAPLWGLGQRLFFLHDGRTTDLLEAIQAHASAASARFRASEANGVVATYNRLSEQQKQDVLNFLRSL
- a CDS encoding CoA transferase; translated protein: MSHDALRTILPVAGVEPDLARSVEITGGADPVLPTSFRIGEVGAAALAAVGVAVSELWALRTGRRQQIGVDTRRATASLRSGHYLQLDGAAMPTDRNTIMGVYPARDGRWSYLHCNFPNHRAAALEVLGVPEDPEAVRRAVAGWDALALEEAIIAAKGAGGMVRSMEEWARHPQAAAIASLPLLEIVKIGDSAPEALPDGDRPLSGVRVLDLTRVLAGPTGARTLAEHGADVLKITAAHLPNLGYQEYDTGHGKLSAYLDLREPKDVETLRALVREADVFSQGYRPGTLAARGFSPETLAGLRPGIVVVSLCAFGHVGPWASRRGFDTVVQTVSGITRRQGHLFPGAEPGPQFYPASAIDYITGYLMAFGALAALARRAREGGSWLVRISLAQTGRFIVGRGEVPESRLANVPKEFSPEEIARWSTTSDTPAGRLRHLAPVVQLSETPARWARPSVPLGHHEPAWPPRP
- a CDS encoding LLM class flavin-dependent oxidoreductase — translated: MKFGLFYEISVPRPWTRESDRTVYQNALEQVKLADELGFDQVWAVEHHFLEEYSHCPAPELFLTACAMITKKIRVGHGIVICVPEFNHPIKIAERTAVLDILSGGRLEVGTGRSATWTELGGFRANPDTTKKSWDEFVRCLPRMWTQETFSYDGEFWSMPERTIVPRVYQRPHPPLWVAVTSPGTELDAADRGLGSLGLTFGQFAEQERRIAEYRRRIRSCEPVGAFVNDQVSTVNFLYCHEDDATGRATGRRMADTFNYLAAQLISAREAFPSRSYQSLGLLPQLRRQATGPDASEQAGEGLALGGPQRVLNALKRWEAVGVDRVNFLMNAMEVIPQADVLQSLRLFAREVMPAFASDKPASGAAAGA